One window from the genome of Betaproteobacteria bacterium encodes:
- a CDS encoding NnrS family protein — MQQVTLSKQPVAPQRSRWQVFTAAPHRVMFLAGMVQGVAVLAWWLVDLGGRYAGWYAPIAWAMPAPWAHAFLAIYAFLPFFMFGFLMTAVPNWLNVKVPRGFYLPAMLLMAAGCAL; from the coding sequence ATGCAGCAGGTGACGCTTTCGAAGCAGCCGGTCGCGCCGCAACGCTCGCGCTGGCAGGTATTCACGGCCGCTCCCCACCGGGTGATGTTTCTCGCCGGCATGGTGCAGGGGGTGGCGGTGCTCGCGTGGTGGCTCGTCGATCTCGGCGGGCGCTACGCCGGATGGTATGCACCCATCGCGTGGGCGATGCCGGCGCCGTGGGCCCACGCCTTTCTCGCGATCTACGCTTTTCTGCCGTTCTTCATGTTCGGCTTCCTCATGACCGCAGTGCCGAACTGGCTCAACGTCAAGGTGCCACGCGGCTTCTACCTGCCGGCGATGCTGCTCATGGCTGCCGGCTGCGCGCT
- a CDS encoding Crp/Fnr family transcriptional regulator translates to MGSTSIKLQVFLAKLPLFREMNSEEIDRLAQGTREVNAERGEILFHKGDPCVGFHVVVYGQVKLAFTSPHGAEKVVDIIGQGESFGEALMFVDRPYIVYAQALADSMLVHVSKETVLGELDRDPRFARKMIAGLSNRLHSLLRDVEAYSLASGAQRVIGYLLRDEQEVALAATTSLTVTLPVTKGVLASRLNLTPEHFSRILHDLSNTGLISVEGRNVHIPNIERLRAVKV, encoded by the coding sequence ATGGGATCCACATCAATCAAACTACAGGTGTTCCTCGCCAAGCTGCCGCTGTTTCGCGAGATGAATTCCGAAGAGATCGATCGGCTCGCACAGGGTACGCGGGAGGTTAACGCCGAACGCGGTGAAATCCTCTTCCACAAGGGCGATCCCTGTGTCGGATTTCACGTCGTCGTCTACGGCCAGGTGAAGCTCGCCTTCACCTCGCCTCACGGCGCGGAGAAGGTCGTCGATATCATCGGCCAGGGCGAAAGCTTCGGCGAGGCGCTGATGTTCGTCGACCGTCCCTACATCGTGTACGCGCAGGCGCTAGCGGACTCCATGCTCGTCCACGTTTCCAAGGAAACGGTATTGGGGGAACTCGACCGCGATCCGCGCTTCGCGCGCAAGATGATCGCCGGCTTGTCGAACCGGCTGCACTCGCTGCTGCGCGATGTCGAAGCCTATTCGCTCGCCTCCGGTGCGCAGCGCGTGATCGGCTATCTGCTGCGCGACGAGCAGGAGGTGGCGCTCGCGGCGACGACCAGCCTCACCGTGACGCTGCCGGTGACGAAAGGTGTGCTCGCCTCGCGCCTCAACCTGACGCCGGAGCATTTCTCGCGCATCCTGCACGACCTCTCGAACACGGGGCTGATCTCGGTCGAGGGACGCAACGTTCACATCCCCAACATAGAGAGGCTGCGTGCCGTCAAGGTATGA